In Ascaphus truei isolate aAscTru1 chromosome 7, aAscTru1.hap1, whole genome shotgun sequence, one genomic interval encodes:
- the LOC142498867 gene encoding uncharacterized protein LOC142498867 → MDPEIIPKTEREEEPCVMSDQETREKDDVPADTSTDGDFPRGQEPKESPVLTEDDIPQPSHGKEKCRKLRKQRYSARILPEKSTPCAGHDLAADNVYYPEESMETPYKCDDKRSTNTLHIRNTTLESKYKFRKHSKDSLDVSKFTIHYTPYKVQKTYICTECGRSCISSSHLIIHQRSHTGERPFTCTDCGKSFARRSSLVIHERIHTGERPYTCSDCGKSFTSSATLSTHKRIHTGERPYVCWECGKSFTSNSSLFIHNRTHTGEKPYICIECGKNFSCTSALVIHKRSHTGEKPYTCTHCGKSFADNSRLTKHQAAHTGAWAYLCTVCGKGFTCYSNLNLHQRSHTGERPYACNKCDKKFALSRDLVRHQTTHTGERPYACSECGKSFTRKAHLTTHFKIHTREKPSVCTE, encoded by the exons ATGGATCCTGAGATTATACCAAAgacggagagagaagaggagccGTGTGTAATGAGTGACCAGGAAACTCGGGAGAAGGACGACGTCCCTGCAGATACCAGCACAG ATGGTGATTTTCCGAGGGGACAGGAGCCAAAAGAGTCCCCAGTTTTGACAGAAGACGATATTCCCCAACCTTCCCATGGTAAAGAAAAGTGCAGGAAACTGAGAAAACAACGATACTCTGCTAGAATCTTACCCGAGAAATCGACTCCATGTGCAGGACACGATCTCGCAGCTGATAATGTGTATTATCCAGAAGAAAGTATGGAGACTCCATATAAATGTGATGACAAGAGGAGTACAAACACTCTTCATATACGTAACACCACGCTGGAATCTAAATACAAATTCAGAAAACATAGCAAAGACTCTTTGGATGTATCAAAATTTACAATTCATTATACACCCTACAAGGTACAGAAAACATATATATGCACTGAATGTGGCAGAAGCTGTATTTCTAGTTCACATCTTATTATACACCAGAGGTCCCACACTGGGGAGAGGCCTTTTACATGTACTGATTGTGGGAAAAGTTTTGCTAGAAGATCTTCTCTTGTAATACATGAGAGAATCCACACAGGCGAGAGGCCTTATACATGTTCTGATTGTGGGAAAAGTTTTACTAGCAGTGCCACTCTTTCTACACACAAAAGAATCCACACGGGAGAGAGGCCATATGTATGCTGGGAATGTGGCAAGAGCTTTACTAGTAACTCCTCTCTGTTTATACACAACAGAACACATACAGGAGAGAAGCCatatatatgtattgaatgtGGGAAAAACTTTTCTTGCACCTCCGCTCTTGTTATACACAAGAGAtcccacacaggagagaagccgtATACATGTACTCATTGTGGGAAAAGCTTTGCTGACAACTCAAGACTTACTAAACACCAGGCAGCTCACACAGGAGCATGGGCATATCTATGCACTGTGTGTGGGAAAGGGTTTACTTGTTACTCAAATCTTAATCTACATCAAagatcacacacaggggagcgGCCGTATGCTTGCAATAAATGTGATAAGAAGTTTGCTCTTAGCAGAGATCTTGTTAGACACCAGACAACCCACACAGGAGAGAGGCCGTATGCATGTTCTGAATGTGGCAAGAGCTTTACTCGTAAGGCACATCTTACTACACACTTTAAAATTCACACAAGAGAAAAGCCAAGTGTATGTACTgaatga